Proteins encoded in a region of the Pseudomonas denitrificans (nom. rej.) genome:
- a CDS encoding phage tail protein — translation MNKPNSLKAHLLAAVPELANSPDRLLVFIDNGSARTTVAPGLSFEYSYTLNVILTDFAGHPDAVFIPLLAWLMVNQNELLANQEKGKDAISFEADVLDNSKVDLSIKLPLTERAIVKKLADGRLEVTHPDEPQLEPFLPAGTWQLFANNMLLAQWESSEGHDLGELAMPHPRRRG, via the coding sequence GTGAACAAGCCCAACAGCCTCAAGGCGCACCTGCTCGCCGCCGTACCCGAACTGGCCAACAGCCCCGACCGGCTGCTCGTCTTCATCGACAACGGCAGCGCGCGCACCACCGTGGCGCCCGGCCTGTCGTTCGAGTACAGCTATACCCTCAACGTGATCCTCACGGACTTCGCCGGCCACCCGGACGCGGTTTTCATCCCGCTGCTGGCCTGGCTGATGGTCAACCAGAACGAGCTGCTAGCGAACCAGGAAAAGGGCAAGGACGCGATTTCGTTCGAAGCGGACGTGCTCGACAACAGCAAGGTCGACCTGTCCATCAAGCTGCCGCTCACCGAACGCGCCATCGTCAAGAAGCTGGCCGACGGCCGGCTCGAAGTGACCCACCCAGACGAGCCACAGCTCGAGCCGTTCCTGCCCGCCGGCACCTGGCAGCTGTTCGCCAACAACATGCTGCTCGCGCAGTGGGAGAGCAGCGAGGGCCACGACCTCGGCGAGTTGGCCATGCCGCACCCGCGCCGCCGTGGATAA
- a CDS encoding phage virion morphogenesis protein: protein MDKLNALEDWAGALLAKLEPGERQRLNQAIGRKLRRSQQQRVASQRNPDGSAYAKRKPKDLRGKSGRIKRQMFTKLRQAKYLRLQSTPDAIAIAFLGRISRIARVHQEGLRDRPERGQAEVQYEKRELLGFTDAEIEMIRDELLQHLVS from the coding sequence GTGGATAAGCTCAACGCCCTGGAAGACTGGGCCGGCGCCCTGCTGGCCAAGCTGGAGCCGGGCGAGCGCCAACGGCTCAACCAGGCCATCGGCCGCAAGCTGCGCCGCAGTCAACAGCAGCGCGTGGCCAGCCAGCGCAACCCGGACGGCTCGGCCTACGCGAAGCGCAAGCCCAAGGACCTGCGCGGCAAGTCCGGGCGCATCAAGCGCCAGATGTTCACCAAGCTGCGCCAGGCCAAGTACCTGCGCCTACAGAGCACACCGGACGCCATCGCCATTGCCTTCCTGGGGCGCATCTCCCGTATCGCCCGAGTCCACCAGGAAGGCCTGCGCGACCGCCCCGAGCGTGGCCAGGCCGAAGTGCAGTACGAGAAGCGCGAGCTGCTCGGATTCACCGACGCCGAAATCGAAATGATCCGCGACGAGCTGCTACAGCACCTGGTGAGCTGA
- a CDS encoding phage baseplate assembly protein V, giving the protein MNDFAALSRLIENLIRFGTIAEVDEVKARCRVKSGDILTAWRPWITLRAGEDREWNPPTVGEQVIFFSPSGLLAQGVALCGLPSDMFPANGDREALHRTTYRDGAVVEYDSAAHHLRAILPAGGTTELESLGGISIKGDITHQGNYTQTGNQTVTGKVTVSQDVVAAGVSLVTHVHPGDSGGTTGAPKK; this is encoded by the coding sequence ATGAACGACTTCGCCGCCCTCTCCCGCCTGATTGAAAACCTCATCCGCTTCGGAACCATCGCCGAGGTCGACGAGGTGAAGGCCCGTTGCCGGGTGAAATCCGGCGACATCCTCACCGCCTGGCGCCCCTGGATCACCCTGCGCGCTGGCGAGGACCGCGAATGGAACCCGCCCACGGTCGGCGAACAGGTGATCTTCTTCAGCCCGTCCGGCCTGCTCGCCCAGGGTGTGGCGCTCTGCGGCCTACCGAGCGACATGTTCCCGGCCAACGGCGACCGCGAAGCCCTGCACCGCACAACCTACCGCGACGGCGCGGTAGTCGAGTACGACAGCGCCGCGCACCACCTGCGCGCGATCCTCCCGGCCGGTGGCACTACTGAGCTGGAGAGCCTGGGCGGTATCAGCATCAAGGGCGACATTACCCACCAGGGCAACTACACCCAGACCGGCAACCAGACTGTCACCGGCAAGGTGACCGTCAGCCAGGACGTGGTGGCGGCCGGCGTGAGCCTGGTCACTCACGTTCACCCAGGCGATAGCGGCGGCACCACCGGAGCGCCGAAGAAATGA
- a CDS encoding GPW/gp25 family protein, which translates to MIGMNGKTGRTVTDRAHLAQSIADILMTPLGSRVMRREYGSQLVDLIDWPLNNATKLQAYAATAMALMRWEPRIRLSSVQLSLGTNPGEAILDLAGTLTDTNEPLSLRVPLNLGAMA; encoded by the coding sequence ATGATCGGCATGAACGGCAAGACCGGCCGCACCGTGACCGACCGCGCCCACCTGGCGCAGTCCATCGCCGACATTCTCATGACCCCGCTGGGCAGCCGCGTCATGCGCCGCGAGTACGGCAGCCAGCTGGTTGACCTGATCGACTGGCCGCTCAACAACGCCACCAAGCTGCAGGCCTATGCCGCTACCGCGATGGCCCTGATGCGCTGGGAACCACGCATTCGGCTGAGCAGCGTGCAGCTGAGCCTGGGCACCAACCCAGGCGAGGCCATCCTCGACCTGGCTGGCACCCTCACCGACACCAACGAACCGCTCAGCCTGCGGGTACCGCTCAACCTGGGAGCCATGGCATGA
- a CDS encoding baseplate J/gp47 family protein — translation MTTFAAIDLSQLPAPSVVEQLDFEQILAERKAYAISLWPADQQAEVAATLELESEPLTKLVQENAYRETVWRQRVNEAALATMLASARGADLDQVAANYNVKRLVVTPANPGAVPPVAEVLEDDDSLRERAQMAWEGLSTAGPRNSYIFHARAADGRVADATAVSPSPAVVVVTVQALAGDGTAPADLVAVVNAYLSDEDRRPVADRLTVQGAQVLPYSVIAKLYLNSSGPESEPIMEAAEAALLAYVHQRRRLGMEVSESAIHAALHVEGVRKVELESWADIVATEYQAPYCTAVTLTQGAE, via the coding sequence ATGACGACTTTCGCCGCCATCGACCTGAGCCAACTGCCGGCGCCCAGCGTCGTGGAACAACTGGACTTCGAACAGATTCTCGCCGAGCGCAAGGCCTACGCCATTTCGCTCTGGCCTGCCGATCAGCAGGCCGAAGTCGCCGCCACCCTGGAGCTGGAATCCGAGCCACTGACCAAGCTGGTACAGGAAAACGCCTACCGCGAAACCGTCTGGCGGCAGCGCGTTAATGAGGCGGCGCTCGCCACGATGCTGGCCAGCGCCCGTGGTGCTGACCTGGACCAGGTGGCGGCCAACTACAACGTCAAGCGGCTGGTAGTGACACCTGCCAACCCTGGGGCCGTGCCTCCGGTGGCAGAGGTCCTGGAGGATGACGACAGCCTGCGCGAGCGTGCCCAGATGGCCTGGGAAGGGCTCAGCACTGCCGGTCCCCGCAACTCCTACATTTTCCACGCCAGGGCAGCTGATGGCCGCGTAGCGGACGCTACCGCTGTCAGCCCATCCCCTGCCGTCGTGGTCGTCACCGTCCAGGCACTTGCCGGCGATGGCACCGCGCCGGCCGACCTGGTCGCTGTCGTGAATGCCTACCTGAGCGACGAAGACCGCCGCCCCGTCGCGGATCGGCTCACCGTGCAGGGCGCCCAGGTACTGCCGTATAGCGTCATCGCCAAGCTCTACCTCAACAGCTCCGGCCCCGAGTCCGAACCGATCATGGAAGCGGCTGAAGCCGCGCTGCTCGCCTACGTCCATCAGCGCCGCCGGTTGGGCATGGAGGTTTCCGAGTCTGCCATCCACGCCGCGCTGCACGTCGAGGGCGTCCGCAAGGTCGAGCTGGAGTCCTGGGCGGACATCGTCGCCACTGAGTACCAGGCACCCTACTGCACAGCAGTGACGCTGACCCAAGGGGCGGAGTGA
- a CDS encoding phage tail protein I — MADKPLLPGNATQLERLAAQALADIQRVPVPLRKLLNPDTCPTKLLPYLAWAFSVDRWDGAWPETAKRAAIRSAYFVHSRKGTIGALRRVVEPLGYLIEVREWWQLTPNGVPGTFSIVIGVLETGITDEMYQELSWLIDDARPLSRHLIGLAISLETQGDIYVSAAHYDGDVMTIYPYLPDQIETVGSFSLPGREHTIDTVSVYPWQ, encoded by the coding sequence ATGGCCGACAAGCCGCTGCTACCAGGTAACGCCACGCAACTGGAACGCCTCGCCGCCCAAGCGCTGGCGGATATCCAGCGCGTACCCGTGCCGCTGCGCAAACTGCTTAACCCCGACACCTGCCCGACCAAGCTGTTGCCGTACCTCGCGTGGGCCTTCTCTGTCGACCGCTGGGACGGCGCCTGGCCCGAGACGGCGAAGCGCGCGGCTATCCGCTCGGCGTATTTCGTCCACTCGCGCAAGGGCACCATCGGCGCGCTTCGCCGCGTAGTCGAGCCGCTCGGCTACCTGATCGAAGTGCGGGAGTGGTGGCAGCTGACTCCCAACGGCGTGCCGGGGACGTTCTCCATCGTCATCGGCGTGCTCGAAACCGGCATCACCGATGAGATGTACCAGGAACTGTCCTGGCTGATCGATGACGCGCGGCCCCTCAGTCGCCACCTCATTGGTCTGGCGATCAGCCTCGAAACCCAAGGCGACATCTACGTCAGCGCCGCCCACTACGACGGCGACGTGATGACCATTTACCCCTACCTCCCCGACCAAATCGAGACAGTCGGCAGCTTCAGCCTGCCCGGCCGTGAACACACCATCGACACTGTGAGCGTCTACCCATGGCAGTGA